The Novosphingobium kaempferiae genome includes a window with the following:
- the rplJ gene encoding 50S ribosomal protein L10 has product MDRSQKAESVASLNAVFSEAGAVVVTRNLGMTVAQSTALRGKMRDAGATYKVAKNRLAKLAIADTDYVGIGDFLTGPTGISSSVDPVAAAKAVVEFAKTTDKIEIVGGAMGSQVLTPEGVKALASMPSLDELRAKLIGLVQAPATKIAQLQTAPAAKLARVFAAYADKAA; this is encoded by the coding sequence ATGGATCGTTCGCAGAAAGCCGAATCGGTCGCCTCGCTCAACGCGGTCTTCTCCGAGGCCGGCGCGGTGGTCGTCACCCGCAACCTCGGCATGACGGTGGCCCAGTCCACCGCCCTGCGCGGAAAGATGCGTGATGCGGGCGCGACCTACAAGGTTGCGAAGAACCGTCTTGCCAAGCTTGCCATCGCGGACACCGACTACGTCGGTATCGGCGACTTCCTGACCGGCCCCACGGGTATCTCCTCTTCGGTGGACCCCGTTGCAGCCGCGAAGGCCGTCGTCGAATTCGCCAAGACGACCGACAAGATCGAGATCGTCGGCGGCGCGATGGGTTCGCAGGTTCTGACCCCCGAAGGTGTCAAGGCTCTCGCCTCGATGCCCTCGCTCGACGAACTGCGCGCCAAGCTCATCGGCCTCGTTCAGGCTCCGGCGACCAAGATCGCCCAGCTGCAGACCGCCCCGGCGGCCAAGCTGGCTCGCGTCTTCGCTGCCTACGCCGACAAGGCTGCCTGA
- the rplL gene encoding 50S ribosomal protein L7/L12, which yields MADIAKLVEELSQLTVLEAADLAKALEEAWGVSAAAAVAVAAPAAGGDAGAAAEEKTEFDVILTGDGGKKINVIKEVRAITGLGLAEAKALVEGAPKAVKEGASKAEAEEIKKKIEEAGGTVELK from the coding sequence ATGGCCGATATCGCCAAGCTTGTTGAAGAACTGTCGCAGCTGACCGTCCTCGAGGCCGCTGACCTCGCCAAGGCTCTCGAAGAAGCATGGGGCGTTTCCGCCGCTGCTGCCGTCGCCGTTGCCGCTCCGGCTGCCGGTGGCGACGCTGGCGCCGCTGCTGAAGAGAAGACCGAATTCGACGTGATCCTCACCGGCGACGGTGGCAAGAAGATCAACGTCATCAAGGAAGTCCGCGCCATCACCGGTCTGGGCCTGGCTGAAGCCAAGGCTCTGGTCGAAGGCGCTCCGAAGGCCGTCAAGGAAGGCGCTTCGAAGGCTGAAGCCGAAGAAATCAAGAAGAAGATCGAAGAAGCCGGCGGCACCGTCGAGCTCAAGTAA
- a CDS encoding RlmE family RNA methyltransferase, with protein MSRSGRDPGERLKTAKKRSTSSARWLTRQLNDPYVKKAKADGYRSRAAYKLLELDEKFELFKGVERAVDLGIAPGGWSQVLRLKRPKAKIVGIDLLPTDPIEGVTIFEMDFMADEAPAALDGALEGAPDLVMSDMAANTVGHKQTDHLRTMGLVETAADFAIQYLAPGGTFIAKVLAGGTDTQLLALLKKHFTSVKHAKPPASRKDSSEWYVIAKGFKGREDAA; from the coding sequence ATGAGCCGCTCCGGCCGCGATCCCGGCGAGCGGCTGAAGACCGCCAAGAAGCGCTCGACCAGTTCGGCGCGCTGGCTCACGCGCCAGCTCAACGACCCTTACGTGAAGAAGGCCAAGGCTGACGGCTACCGCAGCCGCGCGGCCTACAAGCTGCTGGAACTCGACGAGAAGTTCGAGCTGTTCAAGGGCGTGGAGCGCGCCGTCGACCTCGGCATCGCGCCCGGCGGCTGGAGCCAGGTGCTGCGCCTCAAGCGCCCCAAGGCCAAGATCGTCGGCATCGACCTGCTGCCGACCGACCCGATCGAGGGCGTCACCATCTTCGAGATGGACTTCATGGCCGACGAGGCCCCGGCGGCGCTCGACGGCGCACTGGAAGGCGCGCCCGACCTCGTGATGTCGGACATGGCGGCCAACACGGTGGGCCACAAGCAGACCGACCACCTGCGCACCATGGGCCTCGTCGAGACGGCGGCAGACTTCGCCATCCAGTACCTTGCGCCGGGCGGCACCTTCATCGCCAAGGTGCTGGCGGGGGGCACGGATACGCAGCTTCTGGCGTTGCTCAAGAAGCACTTCACCAGCGTCAAGCACGCCAAGCCGCCCGCCAGCCGCAAGGACTCGTCCGAGTGGTACGTGATCGCCAAGGGCTTCAAGGGGCGCGAGGACGCGGCCTGA
- a CDS encoding Ppx/GppA phosphatase family protein, giving the protein MADQDPPVAKVEVSGKAEAPGRPSRRRKGRRGKAKTPASPQPPGTKAKGKARRNGSAAKTEAGKAPRAENQSGRPEAAAPPPVSAPVSGPGSGPVSGRAPTLPVLTGQPSGRQAYAAIDLGTNNCRLLIARPSGENFTVIDAFSRVVRLGEGIAQSGRLSDAAMERTLSALRVCADKLMRRNVYLARSVATEACRRAANGPEFIERVRQETGIALDIISAREEARLAVLGCHVLLEDGLGPAMIFDIGGGSTELVLIESTGTVPRILDWQSVPWGVVSLTESCGPEGDTQAERLERYRHMHSLVAESFSAFSKRVGPARESACQDGPLRLLGTSGTVTTLASLHLELPQYDRRMVDGLIVPAESMRGISSRLSSMAIEERRELNCIGRERADLVVAGCAILEAILDLWPAARLGVADRGIREGILRSLIATHSPGPASGIRNMTDTIRNAVHAR; this is encoded by the coding sequence ATGGCGGACCAAGATCCGCCGGTTGCCAAAGTCGAAGTGTCGGGAAAAGCCGAAGCGCCGGGTCGTCCGTCGCGGCGGCGCAAGGGCCGCAGGGGCAAGGCGAAGACGCCGGCAAGCCCCCAGCCGCCCGGCACGAAAGCCAAGGGAAAGGCGCGCCGGAATGGCAGCGCCGCCAAGACCGAGGCAGGCAAGGCGCCGCGCGCAGAGAACCAATCCGGTCGGCCAGAAGCCGCCGCTCCGCCTCCGGTTTCAGCTCCGGTATCGGGCCCGGGTTCGGGCCCAGTTTCGGGTAGGGCTCCGACGCTGCCGGTCCTCACGGGCCAGCCGTCGGGTCGGCAGGCCTATGCCGCGATCGACCTCGGCACCAACAACTGCCGCCTGCTGATCGCGCGTCCTTCGGGTGAGAACTTCACCGTGATCGACGCCTTCAGCCGCGTCGTGCGGCTGGGTGAGGGCATAGCGCAGTCGGGCCGCCTGTCCGACGCGGCGATGGAGCGCACGCTGTCGGCGCTGCGCGTCTGCGCGGACAAGCTCATGCGCCGCAACGTCTATCTCGCCCGCTCGGTGGCGACCGAGGCGTGCCGCCGCGCCGCCAACGGGCCGGAATTCATCGAGCGCGTGCGGCAGGAAACCGGCATCGCGCTCGACATCATCTCCGCCCGCGAGGAGGCGCGGCTAGCCGTGCTCGGCTGCCATGTGCTGCTGGAGGACGGCCTTGGCCCGGCGATGATCTTCGACATCGGCGGCGGCTCGACCGAACTGGTGCTGATCGAGAGCACCGGCACCGTACCGCGCATCCTCGACTGGCAGAGCGTGCCCTGGGGCGTCGTCTCGCTTACCGAAAGCTGCGGCCCGGAAGGCGACACCCAGGCCGAACGCCTCGAACGCTACCGCCACATGCACAGCCTCGTGGCGGAGAGCTTCTCGGCCTTCTCCAAGCGCGTCGGCCCGGCGCGCGAGAGCGCGTGCCAGGACGGCCCGCTGCGGCTGCTCGGCACCAGCGGCACCGTGACCACGCTCGCCAGCCTGCACCTCGAACTGCCGCAGTACGACCGGCGCATGGTCGACGGGCTGATCGTCCCCGCCGAATCGATGCGCGGGATCAGTTCACGGCTGTCCTCCATGGCGATCGAGGAACGGCGCGAACTCAACTGCATCGGGCGCGAGCGAGCCGACCTCGTCGTCGCCGGCTGCGCCATCCTCGAAGCCATCCTCGACCTGTGGCCCGCCGCGCGCCTCGGCGTCGCCGACCGCGGCATCCGCGAGGGCATCCTGCGCAGCCTGATCGCCACGCACTCGCCCGGTCCCGCATCTGGAATCCGAAACATGACCGACACCATCCGCAACGCAGTCCACGCCCGATGA
- a CDS encoding nuclease yields the protein MRSLLLAAAAALALSPAAAQAWGGTGHTVIDRAAIEAIPEDGPIFLRKYEDYIGASASLPDSWRGNSENFSKIEEDPNHGWFREQFTFVKPIPRSRYEFVLALYKHYEKIKDSDPATAARTNVRWTGTLPYAAIESYDRLVTCMRYVRKAQAEGGDVSVPEQHCAFQVIRLGHYIGDGANPMHDSISSDGWRGPNPHSFTTDRTVHGRFESRFVDGMKLTVADIAPRIGKPGHVTGDMFDAVLAYLDTSGDRLEAVYTLEKRDGFANFADKDVRAMVYERTAAGAAMLRDMLCRAWAESATPPATVEPSPIDFANPKFNPETGSAPD from the coding sequence ATGCGTTCCCTCCTCCTTGCCGCCGCAGCCGCACTCGCCCTCAGCCCCGCCGCTGCGCAGGCGTGGGGCGGCACCGGCCATACCGTGATCGACCGCGCCGCGATCGAGGCCATCCCCGAGGACGGCCCGATCTTCCTGCGCAAGTACGAGGACTATATCGGCGCTTCCGCCTCGCTGCCGGATTCGTGGCGCGGCAACTCGGAGAACTTCTCCAAGATCGAGGAAGACCCCAACCATGGCTGGTTCCGCGAGCAGTTCACGTTCGTGAAGCCGATCCCGCGCTCGCGCTACGAATTCGTGCTGGCGCTCTACAAGCACTACGAGAAGATCAAGGACAGCGACCCCGCCACCGCCGCGCGCACCAACGTGCGCTGGACCGGCACGCTGCCTTACGCCGCCATCGAATCCTACGACCGCCTCGTCACCTGCATGCGCTACGTGCGCAAGGCGCAGGCTGAAGGCGGCGACGTCTCGGTGCCCGAGCAGCACTGCGCCTTCCAGGTCATCCGCCTCGGCCACTACATCGGCGACGGCGCCAACCCGATGCATGATTCGATCAGCAGCGACGGCTGGCGCGGCCCCAACCCGCACAGCTTCACCACCGACCGCACCGTCCACGGCCGGTTCGAGAGCCGGTTCGTCGACGGCATGAAGCTCACCGTAGCCGACATCGCCCCGCGCATCGGCAAGCCCGGCCACGTCACCGGCGACATGTTCGACGCGGTGCTGGCCTATCTCGACACCTCGGGCGACAGGCTGGAAGCGGTCTACACGCTGGAAAAGCGAGACGGTTTCGCCAACTTTGCCGACAAGGACGTGCGCGCGATGGTCTACGAGCGCACGGCGGCGGGCGCGGCGATGCTGCGCGACATGCTCTGCCGCGCCTGGGCCGAAAGCGCGACGCCGCCCGCGACGGTCGAGCCCTCTCCGATCGACTTCGCCAATCCGAAGTTCAACCCCGAGACCGGCTCGGCACCCGACTGA
- a CDS encoding YdcF family protein, with protein MAVMAAAAALSFTTVPASAGAPDTGIVRDTVAESLSKRLFPLLDALGHDPAALNALQARPEVAAMLRARYDRRAACGTDVGCVAQAMIWTDGEAQVLAAAVPGQGMDDGAAAQAAREIAGVNAIVRTYGLGQVPAYPQIDGAGTIDPQEARSRLQAAAWLSQTVRAGSVQALDPSIDFALALLDGSDRTDAIGYEPLLGGLNAPAMKRAKGLDWKRFRYSAMIVTGVGPEVDDMPLSPFGKYHMRLAAQRFAAGDVPFLILTGGRAHPRATRFAEAEQMRRALIDRYGVPAEAIVIEPYARHTTTNLRNATRLLMAMGAPLDRDALIVCNPAQSAMIENPEFVARNQRELGYQPGRIGARVSPTELEFRPSAQSARVDPRDPLDP; from the coding sequence ATGGCGGTGATGGCTGCTGCGGCGGCGCTTTCCTTCACGACGGTCCCGGCTTCGGCCGGGGCCCCCGATACCGGTATCGTAAGGGACACGGTGGCGGAAAGCCTGTCGAAGCGGCTGTTCCCGCTGCTCGACGCACTGGGGCACGATCCTGCGGCGCTCAACGCGCTGCAGGCCCGGCCCGAAGTCGCCGCCATGCTGCGCGCCCGGTACGACCGGCGCGCGGCCTGCGGCACGGACGTCGGCTGCGTGGCGCAGGCGATGATCTGGACCGACGGCGAGGCGCAAGTCCTCGCCGCCGCCGTTCCGGGACAGGGCATGGACGACGGCGCCGCCGCGCAAGCCGCGCGCGAGATCGCGGGTGTCAACGCCATCGTGCGGACCTACGGGCTCGGGCAGGTTCCCGCCTACCCGCAGATCGACGGTGCGGGCACGATCGACCCGCAGGAAGCCCGCTCGCGCCTCCAGGCCGCCGCGTGGCTCTCGCAGACGGTGCGGGCGGGATCGGTACAGGCGCTCGATCCCAGCATCGACTTCGCCCTCGCCCTCCTCGACGGCAGCGACCGCACCGATGCCATCGGCTACGAGCCGCTGCTCGGCGGGCTCAACGCTCCGGCCATGAAGCGTGCCAAGGGCCTCGACTGGAAGCGTTTCCGCTACAGCGCGATGATCGTCACCGGGGTCGGCCCGGAAGTGGACGACATGCCGCTCAGCCCCTTCGGCAAGTACCACATGCGCCTTGCCGCGCAGCGCTTCGCGGCAGGCGACGTGCCGTTCCTGATCCTCACCGGCGGCCGCGCCCACCCGCGCGCCACCCGCTTCGCCGAGGCCGAGCAGATGCGCCGCGCCCTTATCGATCGCTACGGCGTCCCCGCCGAGGCCATCGTCATCGAGCCTTACGCGCGCCACACCACCACCAACCTGCGCAACGCCACCCGCCTGCTCATGGCGATGGGCGCGCCGCTGGACAGGGACGCGCTGATCGTCTGCAATCCCGCCCAGAGCGCGATGATCGAGAACCCGGAGTTCGTGGCGCGCAACCAGCGCGAACTGGGCTACCAGCCCGGCAGGATCGGCGCCCGCGTTTCGCCCACAGAACTGGAATTCCGCCCCTCCGCCCAGTCCGCGCGCGTCGACCCGCGCGACCCGCTCGACCCCTGA